The following coding sequences lie in one Catenulispora sp. EB89 genomic window:
- a CDS encoding BTAD domain-containing putative transcriptional regulator: MVFCRILGPCAVEVDGIGIDLGGPVPRRVVSGLSIADGAPVDDRVLAEYVWAEDQPSNVVNALRVVVSRLRSALGAEARGIIERTHAGYRLALDSDQTDHGRFAELVERGRALLADGMAAESAQAFRTALELWRGDPWTDLGQTVAAAGARARLSELRAVAAEELQAARLACGDTSAAVVDLTEAVAEMPYRERRWELLALGLYRSGRQGHALAELRRVRALLVDELGVDPGPALRDLEQRMLDQDPVLMPPATDAGARVPAVRSLPSAPRRLTRPATSLVGRAGDLTRLAEVLADHRLVTLYGPAGVGKTRLAVEHAAARNSGETWLVRLADAHTDDGVAVAVAAAVGITHLADHPVALIEQALANRAGLLVLDNCEHLAEAVAGLLAEILPACPLLTVLATSRHPLNVDGEQLYPLRPLPLRTPEGEDGAALQLLFDRIRAGRAAAAGWHADPDERLAAREICGLLDGLPLAIELAAARERAFGLRALAGHLRARLDVLGSTPRGSLTPHATLQAAIGWSFDQLAEDDQALLLRLWPFEGGFSWDAAQAVAPEGAAVSASLAALVDRSMVMADVSEHPIRYRVLETIRRYCHDVDPDADTTAVVHARWIRALVAAHAPLITGPEEVRAFGVLSAELPNIRAGIAFDLEHDPVQALRTAAALEYVWPSFGVLAEGMRLIRSAMRACPQAPVNDRVSGLLALSIDSFHCGDAAEAVRLASSAADLLGETKNAEQSALLVKALVFVGAGATAVRDIPTTQAALERYRGETARYPAPAWIESSAILCEGLLEVQQGHQARGEELLHTARDKAAECGFGWARGTADLTLARSMLGSGEQSQARSVLLALSRAVEVFQSQRNLADLLGVVWTGSRALADHSPHVAVTLRSAALEHAARIGTVDRYSTASPRDRNAAAGLSAAERAGAEQAGRELTWDQMIELFRTSALDVSARLEGN, encoded by the coding sequence ATGGTGTTCTGTCGGATCCTGGGGCCCTGCGCGGTGGAGGTCGACGGCATCGGGATCGATCTCGGCGGGCCGGTGCCGCGACGTGTGGTCTCCGGGCTGTCCATCGCCGATGGTGCGCCGGTCGACGATCGCGTGCTGGCCGAGTACGTATGGGCCGAGGATCAGCCGTCGAACGTCGTGAACGCGCTGCGCGTCGTCGTCTCCCGGCTGCGGTCGGCGCTCGGCGCGGAGGCACGCGGCATCATCGAGCGCACACACGCCGGATACCGGCTCGCTCTCGACTCCGATCAGACCGATCACGGTCGGTTCGCCGAGCTCGTCGAGCGTGGACGTGCGCTGCTGGCCGATGGCATGGCGGCCGAGTCGGCGCAGGCCTTCCGGACCGCGTTGGAGCTGTGGCGGGGAGACCCCTGGACAGACCTCGGCCAGACCGTCGCGGCTGCCGGAGCGCGCGCCCGGCTGAGCGAACTGCGTGCGGTCGCGGCCGAGGAGCTCCAGGCCGCCCGACTCGCCTGCGGCGACACCTCGGCAGCCGTCGTCGACCTCACCGAGGCGGTCGCCGAGATGCCCTATCGCGAGAGGCGCTGGGAGCTGTTGGCCCTCGGGCTGTACCGCAGCGGCAGGCAGGGCCACGCGCTGGCCGAGCTTCGCCGGGTGCGCGCGCTGCTGGTCGACGAACTCGGTGTGGACCCGGGCCCGGCGCTGCGCGACCTGGAACAACGGATGCTCGATCAGGATCCGGTGTTGATGCCCCCGGCGACCGATGCGGGGGCGCGGGTCCCCGCCGTCCGGTCCCTGCCGTCCGCACCGCGTCGGCTCACCCGGCCCGCGACCTCCCTGGTGGGCCGCGCCGGCGATCTGACCAGGCTCGCCGAGGTCCTGGCGGACCATCGCCTGGTGACCCTGTACGGTCCGGCCGGAGTGGGCAAGACGCGCCTGGCGGTCGAACACGCCGCCGCCAGGAACTCGGGTGAGACCTGGCTGGTGAGGCTCGCGGACGCGCACACCGACGACGGTGTCGCGGTGGCGGTCGCGGCGGCGGTCGGTATCACCCATCTGGCCGATCACCCGGTCGCACTCATCGAGCAGGCCCTCGCCAACCGGGCCGGGTTGTTGGTCCTCGACAACTGCGAGCACCTGGCCGAGGCGGTCGCCGGTCTGCTCGCCGAGATACTGCCGGCCTGCCCGTTGCTCACGGTGCTCGCCACCAGCCGCCATCCGCTCAATGTGGACGGCGAGCAGTTGTACCCGCTGAGGCCGCTTCCGCTGCGGACCCCGGAGGGCGAGGACGGCGCCGCGCTCCAGCTCCTGTTCGACCGGATCCGGGCCGGCCGGGCCGCCGCCGCCGGCTGGCACGCCGATCCGGACGAGCGGCTGGCCGCCCGCGAGATCTGCGGGCTGCTCGACGGGCTTCCGCTGGCGATCGAACTGGCCGCGGCGCGGGAGCGGGCGTTCGGTCTGCGCGCTCTCGCGGGCCATCTGCGGGCACGCCTGGATGTGCTCGGATCCACGCCCCGCGGTTCCCTCACGCCGCACGCCACCCTCCAGGCCGCCATCGGCTGGAGCTTCGACCAGCTCGCCGAGGACGATCAGGCGCTGCTGCTGCGGCTCTGGCCGTTCGAAGGTGGCTTCTCCTGGGACGCGGCACAGGCCGTCGCGCCCGAGGGCGCGGCCGTGTCGGCCTCGCTCGCCGCGCTGGTCGACCGCTCCATGGTGATGGCGGATGTCTCAGAGCACCCCATCCGGTACCGCGTGTTGGAGACGATCCGGCGGTACTGCCACGACGTCGACCCCGACGCCGACACCACCGCCGTGGTGCACGCGCGATGGATCAGGGCACTGGTCGCCGCTCACGCTCCGTTGATCACCGGACCGGAGGAGGTGCGTGCCTTCGGCGTGCTCTCCGCGGAGCTGCCGAACATCCGGGCCGGTATCGCCTTCGATCTCGAACACGACCCCGTCCAGGCGCTGCGCACCGCTGCCGCGCTCGAATACGTCTGGCCGAGTTTCGGCGTGCTGGCAGAAGGCATGCGGCTGATCCGTTCCGCGATGCGGGCGTGCCCGCAGGCGCCCGTGAACGATCGCGTGAGCGGATTGCTGGCGCTGTCCATCGATTCCTTCCACTGCGGTGATGCCGCCGAGGCCGTGCGACTCGCCTCGTCGGCGGCCGATCTGCTCGGCGAGACGAAGAACGCCGAGCAGAGCGCTTTGCTGGTGAAGGCGCTCGTGTTCGTGGGCGCCGGTGCGACGGCTGTGCGCGATATCCCGACCACGCAGGCTGCCCTGGAACGCTATCGGGGAGAGACCGCCCGCTATCCGGCTCCCGCGTGGATCGAGTCGAGTGCCATCTTGTGCGAGGGGCTTCTGGAGGTCCAGCAGGGACACCAGGCACGCGGGGAAGAGCTGCTGCACACCGCACGGGACAAGGCCGCTGAGTGTGGCTTCGGCTGGGCGCGGGGCACCGCCGATCTCACCTTGGCCCGCAGCATGCTCGGCTCCGGTGAGCAGTCGCAAGCACGCTCGGTGCTTCTCGCGCTTAGCCGAGCCGTCGAGGTTTTCCAGAGCCAGCGCAATCTGGCCGACCTCCTGGGCGTCGTCTGGACCGGTTCGCGCGCTCTGGCCGACCACTCCCCGCACGTCGCGGTCACCTTGCGATCAGCCGCACTGGAGCATGCCGCCCGTATCGGCACGGTGGACCGGTACTCCACCGCTTCGCCCAGGGATCGGAACGCGGCGGCCGGGCTCTCCGCCGCCGAACGGGCTGGCGCCGAACAAGCCGGACGCGAACTGACCTGGGACCAGATGATCGAGCTCTTCAGGACCTCGGCGCTCGATGTTTCAGCACGGTTGGAAGGGAACTGA
- a CDS encoding ABC transporter ATP-binding protein, translating into MAEVRFIDATRVFHGMWKPAVDGVDLTVRDGELLVLTGPSGSGKSTLLRLLAGLEPLDRGSVLINGSDVGRTAPDKRAVSMIFQGFALFPHLTVRENIAFPLTMRKSSAKSAAARVNQVAKLCGVTDHLSSRPEGLSFDIRQRTTMARAIVRRPDVVCLDEPLAGPGVPLMMRGRSPIGSLQRELGVTMLYATCSSEDAWAVADRVAVLDRGTLHQVGTPRDVFLEPASIAVAQFLGSPAMNLVTAAVEGRTARVGRLAVPVSAAQLSSLSGNRVVVGLRPEDLTIGGEGEGIRAVTILVRDTGRDHLVTTRTTVGGDEVDLVVRHTGGPLPVKGENVVVGVAGGADVARFHLFDEKTGHRLAG; encoded by the coding sequence GTGGCGGAGGTGCGTTTCATCGATGCCACCAGGGTCTTCCACGGCATGTGGAAGCCCGCGGTCGACGGGGTCGACCTGACGGTCCGAGACGGCGAGCTCCTCGTGCTGACGGGGCCGTCCGGCAGTGGGAAGAGCACGCTCCTGCGCCTGCTGGCCGGCCTCGAACCCCTGGACCGGGGCAGCGTCCTGATCAACGGCTCCGACGTGGGCCGCACGGCGCCGGACAAGCGCGCCGTCTCGATGATCTTCCAGGGCTTCGCCCTCTTCCCGCACCTGACCGTGCGGGAGAACATCGCGTTCCCGCTGACGATGCGTAAATCGTCGGCGAAGTCGGCGGCGGCGCGGGTGAACCAGGTCGCGAAGCTCTGCGGCGTGACGGACCATCTGTCATCGAGGCCCGAGGGGCTGAGCTTCGACATCCGGCAGCGGACGACCATGGCCCGTGCCATCGTCCGCCGCCCCGACGTCGTCTGCCTCGACGAGCCGCTGGCGGGCCCGGGGGTCCCGCTGATGATGCGGGGCCGTAGCCCGATCGGGTCGCTCCAGCGCGAGCTGGGGGTCACGATGCTGTACGCGACGTGCTCGTCCGAGGACGCCTGGGCCGTCGCCGACCGCGTCGCCGTCCTCGATCGGGGAACGCTCCACCAGGTCGGCACCCCCCGGGACGTGTTCCTGGAACCGGCCTCCATCGCGGTGGCCCAGTTCCTCGGCTCACCGGCCATGAACCTGGTGACCGCGGCGGTGGAAGGCCGAACGGCTCGCGTCGGCCGCCTGGCGGTCCCGGTGTCCGCCGCGCAGCTCAGTTCGCTGAGCGGAAACCGCGTCGTCGTCGGCCTCCGACCCGAAGACCTCACGATCGGAGGAGAAGGCGAGGGCATCCGAGCCGTGACGATCCTCGTCCGCGACACCGGCCGCGACCACCTGGTCACCACCCGCACGACCGTCGGCGGCGATGAGGTCGACCTCGTCGTCCGCCACACCGGCGGCCCACTTCCCGTCAAAGGCGAGAACGTGGTGGTCGGCGTGGCCGGAGGTGCCGACGTCGCACGCTTCCACCTCTTCGATGAGAAGACGGGACACCGCTTGGCAGGGTGA
- a CDS encoding MBL fold metallo-hydrolase, with translation MKLTKHAHACVTVEKDGTRLVIDPGTFAPDAADAIAQAHAVLITHEHFDHFDEGVVAAALQAQPDLRVFGTAAVAAALGSHGGRVRAVAAGDTFTVGAISAAVHGDRHALIHPDIPCPDNVGYLLEDGALYHPGDAYFAPDAPVHTLLLPTSGPWTKLGEAADYVRTIKPERIVQIHELMLSDLGRRSTANLLGEKGLTGIPIELVEPGVDVQL, from the coding sequence GTGAAGCTCACAAAGCACGCTCATGCCTGCGTGACCGTCGAGAAGGACGGCACCCGCTTGGTCATCGACCCCGGCACCTTCGCCCCGGACGCGGCAGATGCCATCGCCCAGGCCCACGCGGTCCTGATCACCCATGAGCACTTCGACCACTTCGACGAAGGGGTCGTCGCGGCCGCCCTCCAAGCTCAGCCTGACTTGCGGGTCTTCGGCACCGCCGCGGTCGCGGCCGCCCTCGGCAGCCACGGTGGTCGGGTCCGAGCCGTCGCCGCCGGCGACACCTTCACCGTCGGCGCCATCAGCGCAGCCGTCCACGGCGACCGCCACGCGCTGATCCACCCCGACATCCCGTGCCCCGACAACGTCGGCTACCTCCTCGAAGACGGAGCGCTGTACCACCCTGGCGACGCCTACTTCGCGCCCGACGCCCCTGTGCACACTCTTCTGCTGCCGACCAGCGGACCATGGACCAAGCTCGGCGAAGCCGCGGACTACGTCCGTACGATCAAGCCCGAACGGATCGTCCAGATCCACGAACTCATGCTCAGCGACCTCGGCCGGCGATCCACCGCCAACCTCCTCGGCGAGAAGGGCCTGACCGGGATCCCGATCGAGCTCGTCGAGCCCGGTGTCGACGTGCAGCTGTAG
- a CDS encoding RICIN domain-containing protein — protein sequence MTTQSRVLSPRPKARILALLIAAASASAGLVSGSGAAHADAQPGSGYYEIRNVAFGNCVTASLGGTVNQASVTSCTGSLPQEWNEIAYSNGDQLNSYQSLCLQANVADQTVESAPCNGSPFQRWIKSYDKYDSGAIRYYLDPFATNCGYYCFLGADTSQPSRLRLAVNKTPTSYAPSIDWTRS from the coding sequence GTGACCACACAATCGAGGGTTCTTTCGCCACGGCCGAAAGCCCGAATTCTCGCGCTGCTGATCGCAGCCGCTTCGGCCTCCGCCGGGCTCGTGTCGGGTTCCGGCGCCGCTCATGCCGACGCCCAGCCAGGATCGGGATACTACGAGATCCGGAACGTCGCATTCGGCAACTGCGTTACCGCCTCGCTCGGCGGCACGGTCAACCAGGCCTCTGTGACTTCGTGCACCGGCTCCCTGCCGCAAGAATGGAACGAGATCGCGTATAGCAACGGAGACCAGCTCAACAGCTACCAGTCGCTGTGCCTGCAGGCGAACGTCGCCGATCAAACGGTGGAATCCGCGCCGTGCAACGGCAGCCCTTTCCAGAGATGGATAAAGAGCTACGACAAGTACGACTCCGGAGCGATCCGCTACTACCTCGACCCCTTCGCGACCAACTGCGGCTACTACTGCTTCCTGGGCGCCGACACCAGCCAGCCCAGCCGCCTTCGACTGGCCGTGAACAAGACCCCGACCAGTTACGCACCCTCCATCGACTGGACCCGCTCGTAG
- a CDS encoding alpha/beta fold hydrolase — MHVHRSGRGPLVLLLHGGLRGGQAGWRHQHPLTRRWTLLAPDRPGHGESPPARQDFESESVLVAHQLLDRPVHVVGMSYGAIVAMYAAALRPDNVRSLTLVEPPCTAVAAGVPAVDAYGEEVRRVLELRDATDADALREFLAVVGAPAEVSEPIPPSLRKGLRQLLGARPPDEAEPPLAQLRAAPFHTLVVSGGHLEANEIICDVIAAETAGSRAVCPGAGHLIPDTGKPFNDLLERHFRAAGGEASEVC, encoded by the coding sequence ATGCACGTCCATCGTTCGGGGCGTGGTCCGCTGGTCCTCCTGCTGCACGGGGGGCTGCGGGGCGGCCAGGCCGGATGGCGCCACCAACATCCGCTGACCCGAAGGTGGACGTTGCTGGCCCCTGATCGGCCCGGCCACGGCGAGTCGCCCCCCGCGCGGCAGGACTTCGAATCGGAGTCGGTGTTGGTCGCGCACCAGCTGCTGGACAGACCGGTGCACGTCGTCGGAATGTCGTACGGCGCGATCGTGGCGATGTACGCGGCCGCGCTCCGTCCGGACAATGTGCGGTCGCTGACCCTCGTCGAGCCGCCGTGCACGGCCGTGGCTGCCGGAGTGCCGGCCGTCGATGCCTACGGCGAAGAGGTACGGCGCGTTCTGGAACTGCGCGACGCCACCGACGCGGACGCCCTACGGGAGTTCCTCGCCGTCGTCGGTGCTCCGGCCGAGGTGTCGGAGCCGATTCCGCCCAGCCTGCGCAAAGGGCTCCGGCAGCTTCTCGGCGCCCGGCCTCCGGACGAGGCCGAGCCGCCGCTGGCACAGCTTCGTGCGGCGCCGTTTCACACGCTCGTCGTCTCCGGCGGACATCTCGAGGCCAACGAGATCATCTGCGATGTCATCGCTGCGGAGACGGCCGGCAGTCGCGCGGTCTGTCCAGGAGCGGGCCACCTCATCCCCGACACCGGAAAACCGTTCAACGACCTCCTCGAACGACACTTTCGCGCCGCGGGCGGCGAAGCATCCGAGGTGTGCTGA
- a CDS encoding class I SAM-dependent methyltransferase, which produces MSQLDWSLGEYEWTATDLRPAAVEAVEAAALSAGQRVIDVGCGSGNAALLAAELGADTTGVDPAARLREVGAKAAAAAGQRVAFLDGTAEALPVPDRCADAVLSVFGVIFASDAARAAAEMARVLRPSGRIVITAWNPAGLFPAITAIPLAALREIGAGAPAAAPFAWHDHTAVGELLAPHGFTLSTEARDLVVTADSVDDFWTTRFVRHPLGAAFLPVLEQAGLLDSVRAAAVDLLAGANQDPRGFRVSASYVVHRAVR; this is translated from the coding sequence ATGAGCCAGCTCGACTGGAGTCTCGGCGAGTACGAGTGGACGGCGACCGACCTGCGTCCCGCAGCGGTCGAAGCGGTCGAAGCCGCGGCGCTGTCCGCTGGGCAGCGGGTCATCGACGTCGGATGCGGATCGGGGAACGCCGCTTTGCTGGCGGCCGAGCTCGGTGCGGACACGACAGGCGTCGATCCGGCCGCGCGCCTGCGTGAGGTCGGCGCGAAGGCCGCCGCTGCCGCCGGTCAGAGGGTCGCGTTCCTGGACGGCACCGCCGAAGCCCTTCCGGTGCCCGACCGCTGCGCCGATGCCGTGCTGTCGGTCTTCGGGGTGATCTTCGCCTCCGACGCCGCCCGGGCGGCCGCCGAGATGGCGCGGGTGCTCCGTCCGTCCGGGCGAATCGTGATCACCGCGTGGAACCCGGCGGGCCTGTTCCCCGCGATCACCGCCATTCCGCTCGCCGCTTTGCGAGAGATCGGAGCGGGCGCCCCGGCCGCCGCTCCCTTCGCCTGGCACGACCACACCGCGGTGGGCGAACTGCTCGCGCCGCACGGCTTCACGCTGTCCACCGAGGCCCGGGATCTGGTCGTCACCGCGGATTCGGTCGACGACTTCTGGACCACGCGATTCGTCCGTCACCCGCTTGGCGCAGCGTTCCTGCCGGTTCTGGAACAGGCCGGCCTGCTCGACAGCGTCCGGGCCGCGGCCGTCGACCTGCTCGCCGGGGCCAACCAGGACCCGCGCGGGTTCCGCGTCTCGGCGTCCTACGTCGTTCACCGCGCCGTGCGCTGA